One region of Metallosphaera sedula DSM 5348 genomic DNA includes:
- a CDS encoding AAA family ATPase — MLIREVRVRVGRSQLSSMDIELSKGVNLVLGQNGAGKTTLLRSIIESLRGSSVHKGYMPAEFSSPEIPVKDVLLAGTRNPLENYLEFSKELEITHLLDRTFSTLSTGEKKLVLVVKALSEGQLVLMDEPTSGLDVRNQAKVISLVSRLRSEKDFLIATHDLNWIERADQVIVMKKGKIIWQSSPDLLNEQVLETAYECRVKKVNIDNKKMFILDF; from the coding sequence TTGCTAATACGGGAAGTTAGAGTGAGAGTAGGCAGAAGTCAACTGTCCAGCATGGACATAGAGCTATCTAAGGGTGTAAATCTAGTCCTGGGTCAGAATGGGGCTGGTAAGACAACTCTACTTAGATCGATCATTGAAAGTCTGCGCGGGAGTAGCGTACATAAGGGTTATATGCCCGCGGAGTTCTCGTCTCCCGAAATACCAGTTAAGGATGTATTGCTGGCAGGTACTAGAAACCCCCTGGAGAATTATCTCGAATTCTCAAAGGAACTGGAGATCACCCACCTTCTGGATAGGACATTCTCGACCCTGAGCACAGGTGAGAAGAAACTAGTTCTCGTTGTTAAGGCCCTAAGTGAGGGTCAACTCGTCCTAATGGATGAGCCAACCTCGGGTCTCGATGTGAGGAACCAGGCCAAGGTAATTTCCTTAGTGTCTAGATTGAGGAGCGAGAAGGACTTTCTAATTGCTACACATGACCTGAACTGGATTGAAAGGGCTGATCAAGTCATTGTCATGAAGAAAGGGAAGATAATATGGCAATCATCTCCGGATTTGCTGAACGAACAGGTGTTGGAAACAGCGTATGAGTGCAGGGTGAAAAAAGTAAATATAGACAATAAAAAGATGTTTATCTTAGATTTTTAG
- a CDS encoding FecCD family ABC transporter permease: MWKGITLLALNVGIFFLALVLGEVYIPLSYVFHPSGAYGYILVQIRIPTVLASALVGSALAVSGAIMQLLLRNPLMDPYISGTASGGAFGAVLAYYLLAFNLPFSWIAYISPVVAFLFSMVSTTITLMIGRKTGVYGIVIGGVIVSYVFSSLISILLTYLQEKFPQVPPLNFWLLGEIEVVGWTYVIILLVLVLILGVLGTYTSRMIDLASISDELALSKDVDPHRFRTAWILLISLATGFIVSFAGIIGFVGIIVPHLVRRIVSGSASQLVPYSLVLGSVIMMSSEIISNGALGFKIPFTAITSILASPIMIYVLVKGIANTGS; encoded by the coding sequence GTGTGGAAAGGGATTACTCTCCTTGCGTTGAACGTGGGGATCTTCTTTCTCGCCTTAGTTCTTGGTGAGGTATACATACCCCTTTCCTACGTCTTTCATCCATCTGGAGCTTACGGTTACATCCTGGTTCAGATACGCATACCTACTGTTCTTGCGTCTGCACTCGTGGGATCAGCCTTGGCTGTTTCCGGGGCAATCATGCAGTTACTTCTGAGAAACCCTCTCATGGATCCCTACATTAGTGGTACAGCTTCAGGTGGTGCCTTTGGGGCAGTTCTTGCGTATTATCTCCTGGCGTTTAACCTGCCTTTCTCCTGGATTGCGTACATTTCCCCTGTAGTAGCCTTCCTCTTCTCCATGGTCTCCACGACGATCACCCTGATGATTGGAAGGAAAACCGGAGTGTATGGGATAGTGATTGGAGGGGTAATAGTATCATATGTGTTCTCGTCATTGATCTCCATACTTTTGACGTACCTACAGGAGAAGTTCCCTCAAGTTCCTCCATTAAACTTCTGGTTACTAGGGGAGATAGAGGTCGTCGGATGGACCTATGTAATAATTCTCTTAGTTCTGGTTCTAATCCTAGGAGTTTTAGGAACTTACACTTCCAGGATGATTGATTTAGCATCAATAAGCGATGAGCTAGCCCTCTCGAAGGACGTTGATCCCCATAGATTTAGGACAGCATGGATATTGTTAATTAGCCTGGCTACAGGGTTTATCGTATCCTTTGCAGGAATAATTGGCTTTGTGGGAATAATAGTTCCACACTTGGTCAGAAGGATCGTCTCTGGAAGCGCGTCCCAGCTAGTTCCCTACTCCCTGGTATTAGGAAGTGTGATTATGATGTCAAGTGAGATAATCTCCAATGGGGCCTTAGGTTTCAAGATTCCTTTCACTGCTATCACCTCTATCTTGGCTTCGCCCATAATGATCTATGTGCTGGTGAAGGGCATTGCTAATACGGGAAGTTAG
- a CDS encoding ABC transporter substrate-binding protein, translating to MNSRLVVGIAVAVVVLVAFSTAYLLDRGPTYLPSYHVQRIVSLAPSDTQILISLGFGKQIVGVDSYSFSLLELVNATRYLPSNVTVLNEGESINVSGLILLHPSLVVDEEGLLGSNLNQLREASLNVTLTNNDYAQNFTQIESSILNLSSSLGARSQGERLVSWMNSTLEKYVSHGNTSVAYLIWICPNYEFYTAGGNVFINNVIDEAGGVNVFANQSGYPLLGPSSLTLANPQVIVVQEIYNVSYTTYLINHIPGITSTRAYQDHRIYILSENLPTDLLNEPGPLAVYGVGMMKEIIQGNSPTYVNSSYVMREFNVTLPVF from the coding sequence ATGAACTCAAGGCTTGTCGTTGGAATAGCTGTTGCCGTGGTTGTTCTAGTTGCCTTCTCTACAGCATATCTCTTAGACCGAGGACCTACTTACCTACCTAGCTATCATGTACAAAGAATTGTGTCACTAGCTCCAAGCGATACGCAGATCTTAATCTCATTGGGGTTTGGGAAACAGATTGTGGGAGTTGACTCCTACTCCTTTTCCCTCCTAGAACTTGTGAACGCAACGAGGTACTTACCAAGTAATGTCACCGTATTGAATGAGGGGGAGTCCATTAATGTGAGCGGTTTAATTTTGTTGCATCCGTCCCTTGTGGTGGATGAGGAAGGCCTCCTAGGAAGTAACTTGAACCAGTTGAGGGAAGCTAGTTTGAACGTAACCCTAACCAATAACGATTACGCTCAGAACTTTACTCAGATAGAGAGCTCCATCCTCAACTTGTCGAGTTCATTAGGGGCTAGAAGCCAGGGTGAAAGGTTAGTTTCCTGGATGAACTCAACCCTGGAGAAATACGTCTCTCACGGAAATACCAGTGTGGCCTACCTAATATGGATATGTCCCAACTACGAGTTCTACACCGCTGGTGGGAACGTTTTCATAAATAACGTAATAGACGAAGCTGGGGGCGTAAACGTGTTCGCTAACCAGAGCGGATATCCCCTACTGGGCCCCTCATCCTTGACCTTAGCCAATCCGCAGGTCATTGTGGTCCAGGAGATTTACAACGTGAGCTATACAACCTACTTGATAAACCACATACCTGGAATCACCTCGACTAGGGCCTATCAAGATCACAGGATATACATCCTGTCCGAGAATTTACCCACAGACCTGCTAAACGAGCCAGGTCCCCTCGCGGTATATGGAGTTGGAATGATGAAGGAGATCATTCAGGGAAACTCGCCCACTTACGTTAACTCGTCCTATGTCATGAGGGAGTTTAACGTGACCCTGCCGGTGTTCTAG
- a CDS encoding potassium channel family protein yields MTWRSVLLDILEYMVAPYSVLRKILPQVIMLALVVLSNAVIFVTYQHLDWISAIYAGVNVVTTVGLYAPNINQMPSIEKLLLVVTIIMAVGLYTSIIQSMVNTVVRRSSWADARARWRGSHLKDHIVLIGTGRVIVSAARRLERLGKEYIVLTSSKEVLEQLKGDRVILGNPEDEKDLMSAGIPSASSAVIAMEDDTKTLLVTLKVQKINPPLNTICVVKQDSLIDVFRTAGADEVIPYEDIIGRITAAASIARNVGGVIFTMDRKADMVVGFFDIKKEVKISSLPSDVVPIIIVDSGKLNPYFSKDTVLKPGQTLILLGNPDKFKEITQMVSQ; encoded by the coding sequence ATGACATGGAGATCCGTCCTCCTAGATATCCTTGAGTACATGGTCGCGCCTTATTCGGTCCTCAGGAAAATTCTTCCCCAAGTCATAATGTTAGCTCTAGTCGTACTTTCCAATGCTGTGATATTCGTGACTTATCAACACCTGGACTGGATCTCTGCGATTTACGCTGGAGTAAACGTTGTTACCACGGTGGGACTTTACGCACCCAACATTAATCAAATGCCGTCCATCGAGAAACTTCTACTGGTCGTGACTATAATCATGGCAGTAGGCCTTTATACTAGCATTATCCAATCTATGGTGAACACGGTAGTTAGAAGGTCTTCGTGGGCAGATGCCAGGGCAAGATGGAGGGGATCTCACTTGAAGGATCACATCGTTCTCATAGGAACTGGAAGGGTGATAGTGAGCGCGGCCAGAAGGTTGGAAAGACTTGGAAAGGAGTATATAGTACTCACTAGCTCCAAGGAAGTCTTGGAACAATTGAAGGGAGACAGGGTAATCCTTGGAAACCCCGAGGACGAGAAGGATCTCATGAGCGCCGGAATTCCTTCAGCCTCCTCCGCTGTCATTGCCATGGAGGACGATACCAAGACACTTCTTGTTACCCTAAAGGTTCAGAAAATTAACCCTCCCCTCAATACTATCTGTGTAGTGAAGCAGGACTCTCTCATAGACGTGTTCAGGACTGCTGGAGCGGACGAGGTTATCCCCTACGAGGACATTATCGGGAGGATAACTGCAGCTGCCTCTATTGCCAGGAATGTCGGTGGAGTCATCTTCACCATGGACAGGAAGGCAGATATGGTGGTAGGGTTCTTTGACATTAAAAAAGAGGTTAAGATTTCGTCCCTTCCCAGCGATGTCGTGCCCATCATTATTGTGGACAGTGGGAAGCTTAACCCCTACTTTTCCAAGGATACAGTGTTGAAGCCTGGACAAACGCTGATCCTACTGGGCAATCCAGATAAGTTCAAGGAAATAACTCAAATGGTTTCACAATAG
- a CDS encoding OsmC family protein has protein sequence MEITINLFGSPDSPSVQLGTTIKPVEDFYGDGPLMAFLVSIPHCIFNSIYSVAEKEGLKLKCRVRARYVLDEKFLKTGIYRFTKIILEVSSQDCDEEDFKDLVAKVKMECPIYLSFMDRMEIQVLKGE, from the coding sequence ATGGAAATAACCATTAATCTCTTTGGAAGCCCAGACTCCCCATCGGTTCAACTGGGAACCACAATAAAGCCCGTGGAGGACTTCTATGGTGACGGTCCACTGATGGCCTTTCTAGTTTCCATTCCCCATTGCATCTTCAATTCCATCTACTCGGTGGCTGAGAAGGAAGGATTAAAGCTCAAGTGCAGGGTGAGGGCTAGATATGTTCTAGACGAGAAATTCCTGAAGACAGGCATCTATAGGTTCACTAAGATAATCCTGGAAGTAAGTAGCCAGGACTGTGATGAAGAGGATTTTAAGGACCTAGTGGCCAAGGTTAAGATGGAATGTCCCATTTACCTTAGTTTCATGGACAGAATGGAGATTCAGGTACTTAAAGGTGAATAA
- a CDS encoding IclR family transcriptional regulator: MSVLFLDPKDIEVLELMVAMLHISSYKLSKISGIPASTVWRVLVKLKSLGLITKDGREFSITPRGLVMAYYLTKRQSIRETALQNLKDAWKYEGSLEELRSFLGSLQDFLRRFEISPMSICFNQPLSVISLMLPRARDLDEPSQHVLARFILRTFPSVVLPSGCKAVLSFDQNGEPYALAADCKEDGVHLFHKCALINSVVKAEVKGSK; the protein is encoded by the coding sequence ATGTCAGTGTTGTTCCTAGATCCCAAGGACATTGAGGTACTGGAGCTTATGGTAGCAATGCTACACATATCCTCTTATAAACTATCCAAGATCTCTGGGATTCCTGCGTCCACAGTGTGGAGAGTTCTGGTTAAACTGAAGTCCCTAGGGCTGATCACCAAGGATGGCAGAGAGTTTAGCATTACCCCTAGGGGGCTGGTAATGGCCTACTATCTAACTAAGAGGCAATCCATACGTGAAACTGCTCTACAAAACCTGAAAGACGCGTGGAAATATGAGGGATCTCTTGAGGAGTTGAGAAGTTTCCTTGGGTCACTTCAAGACTTCTTGAGAAGGTTTGAAATATCTCCCATGAGCATATGTTTCAATCAGCCCCTTTCAGTCATAAGCCTCATGCTACCCAGAGCTAGGGATCTAGACGAGCCAAGTCAACACGTTCTAGCAAGGTTTATCCTCCGCACTTTCCCCTCAGTAGTACTACCCTCAGGTTGCAAGGCGGTACTTAGTTTTGATCAGAATGGAGAGCCATATGCGTTAGCAGCTGATTGTAAGGAGGATGGGGTTCATCTGTTTCATAAGTGCGCTTTAATTAACTCTGTTGTTAAGGCAGAGGTTAAGGGTAGTAAGTAG
- the nrfD gene encoding NrfD/PsrC family molybdoenzyme membrane anchor subunit, with product MGLFSAPSPGTSFGIQAPIIQINQYPLWSEYVALALYFTEIAGMLMAIIGLMEVTGRFTSFTKRASVVTFIAAILALGFFDMDLGRPSAAITSPIEAFANFGHSWMARGIIFVGGLLLFSFLYMVVSLANMKSRLIRGVIAVIGVFAGIFSTTYSGFELAATTGVPFWNNGGIPALYLADGIFAATGLAYLIALVGKSEEMIRARVTLTKLLMFSSVAELATWFLFMASVNFIYVFDQVAYNYLVSQASFYADMALTALTLVISGVGYLSISGLPMMGMKAQAPSKAVGQMPIMDLPTAVKYLVVVAAIFALVAGYLTRADILFAGQYAYQLAPMTPFQIVTNQPVPIGSFGWRG from the coding sequence ATGGGTCTATTTAGCGCACCTTCTCCAGGGACTTCCTTCGGAATACAAGCACCGATAATACAGATAAATCAGTACCCGTTGTGGAGCGAGTACGTAGCTCTCGCGTTGTATTTTACGGAAATCGCGGGAATGCTGATGGCAATTATAGGTCTCATGGAAGTTACAGGGAGGTTCACATCTTTCACTAAGAGGGCTTCGGTGGTTACGTTTATTGCAGCCATTTTGGCTCTAGGTTTCTTCGATATGGATCTAGGGAGACCTTCCGCTGCGATAACCTCGCCAATTGAGGCGTTTGCCAACTTTGGACACTCGTGGATGGCTAGGGGTATAATCTTCGTCGGCGGACTCTTGCTCTTCTCCTTCCTTTACATGGTAGTAAGCCTGGCTAACATGAAGAGCAGGCTGATTAGGGGAGTAATAGCGGTTATAGGAGTTTTCGCAGGTATTTTCTCCACGACGTATAGCGGCTTTGAATTGGCTGCGACCACCGGAGTACCCTTCTGGAATAACGGCGGAATTCCTGCACTGTATCTAGCGGATGGAATATTTGCTGCTACGGGTTTAGCTTACCTTATTGCCTTAGTTGGTAAGAGCGAGGAAATGATTAGGGCTAGGGTAACGTTAACCAAGCTACTTATGTTTTCTAGCGTTGCTGAATTAGCCACGTGGTTCCTCTTCATGGCATCTGTTAACTTCATTTACGTCTTCGATCAGGTTGCCTATAACTACCTAGTCTCCCAGGCATCTTTCTACGCAGACATGGCCCTTACTGCGCTCACATTAGTGATATCTGGAGTAGGCTATCTAAGCATTAGTGGTTTACCAATGATGGGGATGAAGGCACAGGCTCCGTCTAAGGCAGTCGGGCAGATGCCTATCATGGACTTACCCACAGCAGTGAAGTATCTAGTAGTAGTGGCAGCGATATTTGCACTTGTTGCGGGCTACCTAACTAGGGCTGATATACTTTTCGCAGGTCAATACGCCTATCAGCTTGCCCCCATGACTCCGTTCCAGATCGTAACCAACCAACCAGTCCCAATAGGAAGCTTCGGGTGGAGAGGATAG
- a CDS encoding tetratricopeptide repeat protein, with the protein MEDILDRAEELIEENRLDEALSILRDVELVEAFVLRADILRRLGKVDEALRILDKGMEKFPFSYVILSSKAEILESLGKLDEALNTIDEVLSIIPYSSEHRFVKARLLFKLGRYEEANLELAEVLRVNPRNVDARIMKAFSYYNMGLKLDALSEVNRALAFKKDDPKLHALKGKIYFETGYHKLALSEYKIASHYEPDNPDHYYDIALCYYTLKMMDDALLYVDMAIAKGKKAIYHALKASILKEMGKDPSQEIRTAIELDPSIRSTLENLLNVKISPDGNIDKMK; encoded by the coding sequence GTGGAAGATATCCTAGATAGGGCGGAGGAACTCATAGAGGAGAACAGATTGGATGAGGCGCTTTCCATACTGAGAGATGTGGAACTCGTAGAGGCCTTCGTCTTGAGGGCAGATATTTTACGTAGATTAGGGAAAGTCGATGAGGCCTTGAGAATATTAGACAAGGGAATGGAAAAATTTCCCTTCAGTTACGTGATCTTGTCGTCGAAGGCAGAAATCCTAGAGAGCTTGGGAAAGCTAGACGAGGCCCTGAACACGATAGATGAAGTCCTAAGCATAATACCCTACTCCTCTGAACATCGCTTTGTGAAGGCCAGACTACTCTTTAAACTGGGAAGGTATGAGGAAGCTAACCTTGAACTGGCAGAGGTTCTCAGGGTAAATCCTAGGAATGTGGATGCTCGTATCATGAAGGCCTTCTCCTACTACAATATGGGACTCAAGCTAGATGCCCTATCCGAAGTTAACAGGGCACTCGCCTTCAAGAAGGACGATCCAAAGCTTCATGCGCTCAAGGGAAAGATTTACTTCGAGACCGGTTATCACAAGCTTGCGTTGAGCGAGTACAAGATAGCCTCTCATTACGAACCTGACAACCCAGATCATTATTACGACATTGCCCTGTGTTACTACACCTTGAAGATGATGGATGATGCCCTCCTCTACGTGGATATGGCGATTGCCAAGGGCAAGAAGGCTATCTATCATGCATTGAAGGCGTCAATACTTAAGGAGATGGGCAAGGACCCATCACAGGAGATTAGGACTGCGATAGAGCTGGATCCCTCGATTAGGTCAACTCTTGAGAACCTTTTGAACGTGAAAATATCTCCAGATGGAAATATCGATAAAATGAAGTGA